The following proteins are co-located in the Pedobacter sp. FW305-3-2-15-E-R2A2 genome:
- the nuoK gene encoding NADH-quinone oxidoreductase subunit NuoK yields the protein MNNLTQGLQGVPLNHYIWLSAIIFTIGVIGVLTRRNAIVIFMSVELMLNAVNLLLTAFSVHSNDPSGQVFVFFIMVLAAAEVAVGLSIIVMVYRNTQSIDINVLNRLKW from the coding sequence GTGAATAATTTAACTCAAGGATTACAGGGCGTACCACTTAACCATTATATCTGGCTAAGTGCTATTATTTTCACCATCGGTGTGATTGGTGTATTGACCCGCAGAAATGCCATCGTCATCTTTATGTCTGTGGAATTGATGCTGAATGCAGTGAATCTATTGCTTACCGCTTTTTCGGTACATAGCAATGATCCCTCAGGACAAGTATTTGTGTTTTTTATCATGGTACTTGCCGCTGCTGAAGTTGCAGTAGGACTAAGTATTATTGTAATGGTGTACAGAAATACACAATCTATAGATATAAACGTATTGAATCGCCT